The sequence below is a genomic window from Sphingobacterium sp. ML3W.
TTATCCCTTGTTTAGAATAACACAACAAATGCCCATCATTACTTTGCCAAATCAAAGTTAAAAAAGATAATGGTGCCGATTACCATGAATCTGCCCCTACACAGCTCACATAGCATCACGGACGCTGGTGCCAAATAAACCCGACAGTACCGTTCACGATCTAGTCATTCAAATTATTTGACTGTAAATATATAAGTTCCTTTCTCTTTTATTTTCTTCGCTTTCAATGATAATCTAAAAATGGCATCACCCCAGACCTGACTTAGTCGAATATCATCCTGAGGAATAGCTTCAACTGCAGCTTCAAATTCCGCAGCATTATATTCCAGATGATACTTCCCCCCGTTCAATGCAATCTTTCCCTCAGAAATAACCGGTTTTTCAGCAAGTAAAAAATGAATCACATTGGATACTGTAGGTGTTTTAAGATCAAATTTATCTATTATTTCCAATACCCCGTTTTTTAACTGATAACTGCGACCCCATGAATTGACCGCTGCCTGACTTGAATATGCACCTGCAATATTTAGTTTAAACAATTTTTTCTTCGGATCAAATGAAACATCTTGTGCCTTATATGAAGCTCCGAAGACTTGATCATGGCCATTGATCTGAGGTAAATTGTGGTAACCACTTTGCATCGACCAGATGTCATAACGTTCATTACTAAACGTCTTCTTATTATATGTCCCAACACCAGCGTCGATGAAAATAGGTTTTTCAGCCCGATATAGGATAAATGTTCCGATATCGTTATGATTATGGCTTTCGTTATTATAACCACCCTTAGCTGCAAAAAAACTATCGCCTTCCTTCATATATAAAAATTCCGTTTGCGGATACCACTTGTAGCTGTTGGTGGGAAGTCTTCCCGATCCATTTTTTATTTCACTCAAACTCAATAGATCTTCCAAAGTACGAAAGATATCACGGTCAGCTTTAAAAGAAAGCTTTCTTTTAGTCTCCAAATACCGTGCAAAATCGATCATTTCAGCGCTGTTTACCGCCTTTCCATATCGGAATATCAAATACGGATCACCACCACCTTTTGCAGAAGCATCGGCAAAGTTTACGACCCAATTATCACCGCCAATATACGATTGTGCAATATATTCACCCATATTGCGCACCACAGGTTGATTGAAAATATTAATTTTATTACCAGTGGCATCCGCTAGGATCTTAAGATAATCATAGAGTTTCCCTGCTGCATGTCCCCAATATGAAGGACCTTCTTCACAAGCACCATCTGATTTGACATAATTAATAAACTTATCGACAGATTGCATGGTTTTATATATACCCATACGCTGTCTATCGGCATCATCTTCGATGAGCAATAAACACGTAAGCACATTAAAATTACACCATGGATTCCAGTTATTGACCATCTGGTCCTGTTTTCCAGCAAGTGCCTGCCACCACATATCATTACGTTCCAAGTAGGGTGTGATGACCCGGTCCTGAATTGATTTTTTCAAGCGCTTGCTAATTTCAGGATTGATCTTATCCATTTCAGGTTGCAGGTAATAATAGATCCAAGAAAGCATAGACCCCATATCTCCCGCAACTAAATCTACCACCTGTGTTCCTTCTTGTGGTAGTGTACGCTTTGAGGATTGAAAAGCAGGCAGATGTGCAGATAACGACCATGTACTCATCTCTGTAAAGTACCATGTTCCATTTATAATCTGATCTAGATAACGTCCTTTTCCCTCGGCGAGTTCTGCCAAAAATAAATGACTCAATGCTATCGCATTTTCATTCATTGGTTTCTCCATGATCACACGTGACCCTGTTCGCTCATAGGCCAGATAATCTGAAGCTTTCACCACCTGCCACTGATAGTCTAAATAGCTGTTTCCCTTTTCTATTATAGAGGTTGCCACCGGTTTGGTCAGCTCAGACCAAGCTGTACGATCCTGATAACCTGGAAATGGAACCCATTGTCTAGTAGGTAGCAGATCTCGTTGGATATCTGCTACCTGAAACTTTCCTGTCAATAAATTAAGTTCGTCCGCCTTTACTACTGAACAAACACAAGTCTGTATAAACAGTAAACATATCCATATTTTTCTCATAATCTACCAGCCTTCATTTTGAGTTAAATTCGGATTGATTTCCCTTTCTTGTCCAGGTATCGGCCATAGTTTATGACGTGTTTGATAACCTCTGGTGAGCAAGTTATCCCCTACGATACTTTCCTCCACAAATCCCTTTGAAACGGTCTCCAACTGACCCCAACGTTTAAGGTCAAAATAGCGCCAGCCTTCACCCGCCAGTTCAACTTTTCTTTCCAGACTGATTCTTTTTTGCATCTCCTGCTTTCCTGTCACCGCCAGAAAAGAAGGACCACTATTCAAGCCCGGCATCTCTGAACGCGTACGTACTTTATTCAACTCGGTCACCGCTTTGCCCAACTGTCCATCTTCGTTATACGCTTCCGCAAGCATCAGATTAACATCTGCTAGTCGTATTAATGGGAAATTAATAGGCGTATGCGCACGATCTGTAATCGCTCCTTTGAGATTCCCTTCAGGAACAAATTTCCGCCACACATACGTCATCCACCCTCTATTATTACGGATTTGACCAAAATTTTCGTTCACACCCGTTGCCAATATCAATTGCATCATTTGTTCCTTATTGGCATTCCAGCCCAAATAATGGGAGTAAGGAACAATCAACGTTTGATTTAAGCGAGGATCACGATTTGCATAAATTGTACGAAGTAAAGCAGTATCAGGGACCTGTGTCAGCGTTCCATTATTCTGTGTGGATACCATAGCTTTTTTCTTGACACCATTATCGGCATTATAGTTTGCGATATGTGCATCCCAGTTAAAAGTAGAACCATCTTTATTTTCATAACTATCTGCAAAACGCGTGCTTGGCATCACGTTATTCCAATCGCTACCAAAAGTAGATCTTGTGCCCATATAGAAAGCCATTGGCATACCATACGGAAATCCTGTTCCACCTAGATTCTGAATCGCGAAGATCATTTCCGGGCTAGCATCCCCATCCATAGTAAACAACGAAGCATAGTTACTGCTCAAGCTATAGCCGTAACTGTTACTTTTATTATTAACAATTTCTTCAAAATCAGCGATTGCACCCTTCCAATTTTTCGCATAAAGCTGTACTTTTCCCCTCAGGGCATATGCTGCTCCTTTTGTCACACGTCCATAAAATTTGGATTCATAGGTGACAGGCAAATTAGCAATTGCAAAACTGAGATCATCCAGTATAAACTGAAGAACTTCTGCTGTCGACGCACGTTCCTTTTTCAAAGAACTAAAATCTTTATTCAAATCGATGGTTTCATCATAGATAGGAAGGTCGCCAAACAGATTATTTAATTGAAAATACATCAGCGCTCTCAAAAATTTTGCTTCCCCTATAAACGTATTTTTCTTCTGATCGTCAATTTCCATTTTTTGAATTTGGGCAATGGCATGGTTACAGCGTTGTATTAAATCATAACCCGTCTTCCAGCGTCCCACAACGATACCCGAACGATCAGTAAATGTTCCACTAATGATTTCACCCATACCAACCGGGTCGTATCCTATACCAATGTCTGTAAGGCAATCGTAAGAAAATTGTAATCCAAAACCATTTTCCTTTTTCAAGTCATTGTAACATCCCAGTACGCCCGCAAGCGCCTGATCTTCATTTTTCCAAAAGTTACTTGAGCTAACTTGACTATATGGTGAGGTATCCAACTTATAGCAAGAGGACAATACCAAACAACCTGATAGTAATAATATTGATGTTATTTTGTTCATTTCATTAAGCTTAAAAAGTGAGACTTAAACCAAATACAGCCTGTTTCATTGTTGGGTAATTGGTACCGCTAACCTCTGGATCAAATCCTTTATACTTGGTTAGTGTCCAATAATTTTCCAATGATCCAAAAACGCGTAAGTTCTGTACAGAAATACGTTTCGTGAATTCATTTGGCAAAGTATATCCGAGCTGTATGTTTTTAACTCTAACAAAAGATTTGTCTTGCAACCAGAAATCACTATTTTTTGTATTGCGTGTATCCGTATAAGGCATTAATTTCGGAAATTTCGCATCTGTACTTCCATCTACCCATGCCCCATTCGCTATTTCCTGATTGACCTGATATCCCCATCTTACCGTCGGAGTGTAATATAGATCGGTATAAACCGCTTTGTTTCCCGCATTTCCTTGCAATAGAACAGCTAAGTCAAATCCTTTATAATCAACTCCTACCGTAAATCCAAAAGTCATGCGCGGGGCAGTACCATGTCCCACCGCAACACGGTCATTATCATTGATGATACCATCACCATTTGTGTCCTTATAAAGTAAATCACCTTTCTGCGGTGTACCATAGGAAGCAAAAGGATTCAGTTTATTGTTAGTTGCAGGATCCACAGGAGCATTGTCAATAAACTGTTGTACCAGTTTCATATCCTCATCCGTCTGCAGCAGACGATCAGTCAATAGGATGTATTGTGTATTGATTGCATACCCTTCTTGAATCAAATTGGAACCTGATATCGATTTTTCAGTACCTTTAAATTTCGCAACTTTATTGTCAATAAATGTAAAGTTACCACCGATATTAAATTTAAGATCTTGGCCTATTTTATCACTGTAGTTCAAACTCACTTCAATACCTTTATTCGTCACCTTTGCCGCATTGGTACGTGGAATAGTGGCATCACCAACGACTAAGGGAGCAGGTAGATCAATTAAGATATTGTTGGTAGTTTTGTTAAAAACATCGATAGATCCCCGTAATTTATAATTGAATAAATCAAAATCCAGACCCGCATTTAGGATACTGGTACTTTCCCATGTCAACAAACTATTACTAAGTCCTGTCTGTGCAAAACCCACAAATAGTTGATTGTTCAGCACATAGTTACTGGAGTTGTAGAGTGTCTGATATTCATAATTATTAATACCGCTATTTGATCTGAAAGAACCATCTACAGTCCCATTATTGCCTAGAGATCCATAAGAAGCTCTAAATTTCAAAGTTGGCATCCATGCCACGTCGTAAAAATCTTCCGAAGACACTTTCCATCCGATGGATGCAGAAGGGAAAGTTCCCCACCGATTCTTACCCGTCATGAAGCGCGATGATCCATCTGTACGCAGATTCGCTTCCAATAAATATTTATCATCTAAAGCCAAGTTAATACGGCCAAAAAATGAACGTATGGTCCAATCTGTGATATTACCAGAGGCAGATGCATCCATCGTCGCCGCATTCAATACACTCAATGATGGATCTATCAAATCCAATTTAGACGCTGCAAACCAACCGTCTTTAAAATATTCTTGACTCGCACCCACCATCACATCATATTGCAAACGATCATTCATCGTCTTGTTGGTGTAACGTGCTATACCATCCATGTAATATTTATACGACTTGATCGATTCGTTGGTGACCGAAGTCCTACCTGTACCTGCTATCGATACCGAATTGCTTAAGAAATTCCAACGATCATTAAAGACAGGTTGTGAATAGATAAAGTCATCATTATACGTATACGTGTACGATCCCTCTATGGTCAGCCCTTTGATTGGTTTCAGTTTTCCAAAAAAGCGCGTCACAAACAGGTTTTTATTAATATCACCTTTCCGTGAATTGAGCCTATGCAACACGTTATTTGACTGCGGATCATCCTCTGGATTATTTGGAGCACCATAGCGACCATCAGGAGACCGCAACACCATGCCTGGAGTGCTGGCCCCAGCAAATGTAAACACATCATTAATAACATCTGTCCCTATATCTGTTTTAGAAACCAAGCCATTGATATTGGCACCTAAAGTTAACCAAGGTTTCACATCCGCCTCTAAATTGATCCGTCCTGTATGCCTTTTATAGGTTGCTTTTTCAATAATCCCAGGATTATCCAGCATACCATATGAACCAAAGAAGCGTATTTTTTCACTTCCTCCAGAAAAGGAAAGGTTATGGTTCTGGCTAAGATTCGTCTGAAACAATGCATCCACCCAATCTTCGTTCGGATATTTCAACGGATCTTTTCCTTCATTTTCTCGCCATAAATCAATTTTTTCCTTCGAAAATATCGGAGTAGCCTTTGGATCACCATTGCGATATCCCTGATTGATCAACTCCATATAATTTGCATAATTCGAAACCATCTGGATTACATTGGCGGGTTTTTGACTTGAGAAGTAATTGTTATAATTTACTTTAAACTGTTCCGATTTCCCTTTTTTTGTAGTGATTAAAATAACCCCATTTGCAGCACGCGAACCATAGATAGATGCCGAAGCAGCATCCTTTAATACAGAAATACTTTCTACATCCTGTGGGTTGATTAAATTCATATCACCAGCTACACCATCGATGATAACCAATGGATTGGAGTTATTCAATGTCCCTTGTCCACGAACCCGAATTGTACCGCCATCGGCTCCCGGTCGGCCAGACCCCTGATTGACATACAAGCCTGCTGCTTGTCCAGCCAATCCTGCAGAAAGCGAAGTCACAGGCCTACTTTCCAATACGTCAGTCATTTGTATAGTAGATACTGCTCCCGTTAAATTTTCCTTCTTCTGCGTACCAAACCCAACCACAACTACCTCATCCAATCCTTTCGAATCAGATTGCATTGTTATCGTTACAGCACTGTTGCGATTAGCGGTGACTTCCATAGGTTTATAACCTATACTGGTCACCAATAAAACTAGGTCATCTTCTTTACTATTGATTTCAAAACTACCATCTTCGCGAGACGAAGTTCGGCTGGTAGTACCTTTAATTTGAATAGTCACCGATGCAATCCCCGATCCCTGTACATCGACAACTTTTCCTCTAATCGGAACTTGAATAACAGAATTCCGAAATTCTTTGTTCAGCAAATGGAAATCCATCGCTTGACTTTGCAAAGTACTACCCATTACAGCAGTCAAAAGAAAAGTACCATAAAAGGAATATTTCATACTCCAATTACGCTTCCCTAGCAGCATAAATTTTCTGTTCATATTAGGTGGTTTATTAAAGGGTTTATAATATTTACCAACCCCAAGTTAGGTTATTTAGACAATCGAAAAATGTAAAATCAACGCAATCGATTTCGAAATAAAACAACAAAAGAACCTCCTAAAATGAATTATAAACACATTTCAGGTTTCTTTTCGCGGTAAAGTCAAATGTATTAACCGTCTAATTACACCACCTTATTCATTAAAAAATTGATTCAGCTCTTTATACACCCAATACAAAAAAAACTTTTCAACTATTACCGGGTTCTCATGCAATCTAGATTCTTAGATATGAGCTCTGAACTCCTTTTTTTTAATTAAATTTGACTCATCATATAGATGCCCTTAATCCTAAGGAAGAGATAATTCATGAAATCCCCATTGTTAATAGCTCTTGCATGTTCATTACTTACCAATAGTATTGCGCAAAACAGAACATCCATACTATTGGGTAAAAACTGGAAGTTTTCAAGACAAGAAGACAGCACTTCTATCCAATTTTGATGTTAAAAAGTGGTAGTCGGTCACCATCCCCCATGACTGGACCATATATGGTTAATAAAAACAAAGGCTTCTCTACCGAAGTCTCTGTTCCAATACCCTAAAAAAAGTACCTCAAACCTAGCTAGGGACAAGATTTTGATTATCCCTACATTTCTCTATCTTTGGCGGATGATCAAACTAACCAACCTTATCCTCCGCGGCTTTGGACAAATCATGCTACAGAATAATCCCTATACAGGATTATTATTTTTGGCAGGTATTTTATACAATTCATGGCTCTTAGCATTAGCAGCCATAGCGGGATGTATCATCAGTACAGCGACCGCCTATGTTTTAAAATTCGATATAAAAGATATCGAAAAAGGGATATATGGATTCAATGGCGCCCTTACGGCTATCGCTATTTATTATTTCTTTGGATTCAACATCCTCAGTACTGCACTCTTGGTGGTAGGATCTTCATTATCTAGCATCCTTCAATTTCAGATTAAAAGAATCATCAACCCCTATACAGCACCTTTTATATTGGTTACATGGATACTCTTATTTATTGTACACTACCTATTGAAACAACCTTTAGTAAGTATAAATTCAATAGCTGGCGACACTTCCCCTATCCTCTTGACCATCGGCAATAGTTTCGGACAGGTATTTTTACAAGAAAATTGGATATCAGGTACCCTGATATTCATCGGAATCCTGATTAATTCACCCAAGGCAGCATTGTACGCGTTGGTCAGTGTACTGCTCAGTACCGTTATTTCAAAACTGGTCAGTCTTCCCGATTCACAGATCTATACGGGTCTAATTGGCTATAACGCGATTCTATGTGCTATCGCATTTTCAGATAGTAAACGTATGGCGACCCTTTGGATTATACTTTCCGTATTTTTAAGCTTATTCATTTTCGAATTCATTGGTTTACTGGGAGTGATTCCTTTGACAGCTTCTTTTGTAATCACGACTTGGGTAGAGAAATTCTTCATGAAAAAAGTCAAAATATAAATAGATACAACATTTTAATAGCTTTTGGTAATTAAAAGAAATTCAATATAACAAGAAACCCAGACTCGTTCGAATCTGGGCTTCTATATTTTATAGCACTGTACGATAACGCTCTATTTAATCAACATGTTATCAGCGTCCTCAGTTAGGTGTTTTTCATATGAACTTTTGGGTTAGTTCAACTGTAACGATGCAGGGCCGAATTCTTCAAAATGAATAGCTGATTTTGCCACCCCATTTTCCAACAAAAAGTGATAATGTTTCGAAATGAAAGGAGCAGGACCACAAATGAAATATTCTGCTTCAGCATGAATCACGTCATCTTTTATGCGTTCTAATTCTACCCAACCTTTATATCCGGAAGTCCCTGTTTCTGCTACATCATCGTAAAAAATATGATGATCGACTTGATTTGCTGCTGCAATTTCTGCAAGTCTATCTTTAAAAGCATGTACCGATTCATTACGACAACCATGCACCCAAGTAATTGGGATATTGCGTTCCGATTTACCTTTCACCAATTCCTCCAACATGGACATCAATGGCGTTTGCCCTACACCTCCACTGATGAATACTTTTTGCTTTTCATTCGCCGTATCAAGTACAAATGTACCTGCAGGAGCAGAAAGCTCTACCATATCGTCCACTTCAATAAAATCATGCAAACGATTACTGATCATTCCATCAGGATGTTTAGTCCCAGCTTCTCTTTTTACTGAGATACGGTAGTACTGACCATTAGGTGCGCACGATATACTATATTGACGGGGCTGTAATAAATTAAGTTCTGGTAAAAATAGACGTAGACTAATGTATTGTCCAGGTAAGAAATCAGCTACCTGGCCACCATCACTAGCGTACAAGTAAAAAGAGGTAATTTCTTCCGACTCTTTCACCTTTTGCTTCACTACAAATGGTCTCCAACCTGACCAACCTCCTACTTTTGCCGTTTGTTTATCATAGATTGTTTGTTCGTGTCCAGACATCAATGAGGCAAGTTGATTATAAGCCACTGTCCACGCCTCTAATAGTTCAGGAGTAGCACCATCTCCCAATACCTCTCCAATAGAAGCAATTAGATGATTACCAACAATTACATAATGTTCAGGACGGATAGACAAACTCGTATGTTTATGACCGATACCATTCACTACAGGCATCAATACACCTGGATTTTCAATATTTTCCGCATAAGCCAATACCGCCATCGCTAACGCAGTTTGTTGCTTACTGTTCTGTTGATTGCCCATATTGAACACATGCTTCAACTCGGGATTATGCTCAAACATACGTTTGTAGAAATGCGTTGTCAATAACACACCATGCTCTCTTAAAATAGGCACAGTAGCCTTCACTAATTGTTTTTGATCTGTTGTCATTATCATATACTTATTGAAAATAAAAGATATCTATATCTCTTATTTAGTTAAAAAAACGTTTCATCTATACTATGTTCAGATTATGATCAGCATACATCCTTCTACTACCCATACTTATTTTCATACCAGCCTGTAGCCATTATACAATCTCTCCATTGAAGACAGACAAATATAAAAACAATAAAAGACTTTTATATCTTCTATTAAGGAATAATGTGTACAAAGAACACAAATGACAATAAATCTACAAAATAAATAAACGTTAAAGGTTGGTATGATGTGCTACAAACAGCATAATAGATGTTACCTTAAGATTTTTCAATTCACAGCCTTAAAAAATCTTAGGAAATGAATGCAACTTGATTGGCACCAAACTTACTTCGCTATATCAGGGTACGTGTATACATTATAAGGACTGATTTTTTTAGCAATTGCATAGGCAATCCAAACAGCTAACGTAACAGGTATGAACAACGTATAAGCATTAGGCGCCATACTACATATTAAAAAAATTGCGGTCCATCTTCCATGGATAGCCGCCCCTAATGTCGAGGCAGCACCGATCAAGGCAAAGTTTAAAACCAATAATTCCAAACCAAATATGCTATTAAAGAAAAGTGCAACAGCGATTCCTAAAAAAGCTCCCGCTACTATACTCGGCGCAAACACTCCACCGTCACCACCAGCACCCAAAGTTAGCGCCGCTACGAATGGCTTCAACACAATAAGCAAGAGTAAAGAAATCGGAACCATCATCATTGTGCCAGAGCTAATGACATGAGAAAGCATTTCTTGAAGACCGTGGTAACTATCCCCATATAAAGCTGGAAAAAACAAAATAAGACATCCGATTGTTATGGCACCACTATTTACCCTTAAAAAATTATTACTTATTCTAGCAAATAACTGTTTACTTGTCAATACCAATTTCATAAAGTAAATCGCTAATACAGCAGACAAAGCAGCCAGAAAAAGCATAAAAGGCAATCCATACCAGTACCAATCTATTACTGGAAATGTTAGTAGAGGGGCGTTATCGAAATAATGTATACCTACAAACGCTACCGCACCAGCAATCGTACAACTTATTAAAACCGACCTTTTCCAACCTCTTGCAATCACTTCAATCGCAAAGAACCAACCACCCAATACCGTACCAAACAAAACTGCAACACCAGCGGTCACTCCAGCACATATCAACTCCTGTTTAAATTTCATCGGAGCCCAGCCTCTTTTGCTCATTTGGTTACCTACAGTTGCGGTAGCCACTACTGTAGATACCTCAATACCTGTCGAGCCGCCAAAAATAACAGTCAAAAAACCATTGAGATAATGTGAAGGTATTTTATAAGCAGGTAAATGATCTTGCCGTGTATCTAACGAACGATAAATCTCTCGAATTCCTTTATTCTTTCTATTCTTGAATGCATATTTTCGAAGAAAGTAGATGATGGTTATACCAATAGAAGGAAAGATAATAAAAAAATAAGGATTAGTTGATTCAACCTTTTCGAAGAGGTATTCCTGATAAAAAGTCGTTAAATGCTTTAAAGAATATGCCAATAACCCGGATAGTACAGCGACAATA
It includes:
- a CDS encoding heparinase II/III family protein, giving the protein MRKIWICLLFIQTCVCSVVKADELNLLTGKFQVADIQRDLLPTRQWVPFPGYQDRTAWSELTKPVATSIIEKGNSYLDYQWQVVKASDYLAYERTGSRVIMEKPMNENAIALSHLFLAELAEGKGRYLDQIINGTWYFTEMSTWSLSAHLPAFQSSKRTLPQEGTQVVDLVAGDMGSMLSWIYYYLQPEMDKINPEISKRLKKSIQDRVITPYLERNDMWWQALAGKQDQMVNNWNPWCNFNVLTCLLLIEDDADRQRMGIYKTMQSVDKFINYVKSDGACEEGPSYWGHAAGKLYDYLKILADATGNKINIFNQPVVRNMGEYIAQSYIGGDNWVVNFADASAKGGGDPYLIFRYGKAVNSAEMIDFARYLETKRKLSFKADRDIFRTLEDLLSLSEIKNGSGRLPTNSYKWYPQTEFLYMKEGDSFFAAKGGYNNESHNHNDIGTFILYRAEKPIFIDAGVGTYNKKTFSNERYDIWSMQSGYHNLPQINGHDQVFGASYKAQDVSFDPKKKLFKLNIAGAYSSQAAVNSWGRSYQLKNGVLEIIDKFDLKTPTVSNVIHFLLAEKPVISEGKIALNGGKYHLEYNAAEFEAAVEAIPQDDIRLSQVWGDAIFRLSLKAKKIKEKGTYIFTVK
- a CDS encoding RagB/SusD family nutrient uptake outer membrane protein, producing the protein MNKITSILLLSGCLVLSSCYKLDTSPYSQVSSSNFWKNEDQALAGVLGCYNDLKKENGFGLQFSYDCLTDIGIGYDPVGMGEIISGTFTDRSGIVVGRWKTGYDLIQRCNHAIAQIQKMEIDDQKKNTFIGEAKFLRALMYFQLNNLFGDLPIYDETIDLNKDFSSLKKERASTAEVLQFILDDLSFAIANLPVTYESKFYGRVTKGAAYALRGKVQLYAKNWKGAIADFEEIVNNKSNSYGYSLSSNYASLFTMDGDASPEMIFAIQNLGGTGFPYGMPMAFYMGTRSTFGSDWNNVMPSTRFADSYENKDGSTFNWDAHIANYNADNGVKKKAMVSTQNNGTLTQVPDTALLRTIYANRDPRLNQTLIVPYSHYLGWNANKEQMMQLILATGVNENFGQIRNNRGWMTYVWRKFVPEGNLKGAITDRAHTPINFPLIRLADVNLMLAEAYNEDGQLGKAVTELNKVRTRSEMPGLNSGPSFLAVTGKQEMQKRISLERKVELAGEGWRYFDLKRWGQLETVSKGFVEESIVGDNLLTRGYQTRHKLWPIPGQEREINPNLTQNEGW
- a CDS encoding SusC/RagA family TonB-linked outer membrane protein — encoded protein: MNRKFMLLGKRNWSMKYSFYGTFLLTAVMGSTLQSQAMDFHLLNKEFRNSVIQVPIRGKVVDVQGSGIASVTIQIKGTTSRTSSREDGSFEINSKEDDLVLLVTSIGYKPMEVTANRNSAVTITMQSDSKGLDEVVVVGFGTQKKENLTGAVSTIQMTDVLESRPVTSLSAGLAGQAAGLYVNQGSGRPGADGGTIRVRGQGTLNNSNPLVIIDGVAGDMNLINPQDVESISVLKDAASASIYGSRAANGVILITTKKGKSEQFKVNYNNYFSSQKPANVIQMVSNYANYMELINQGYRNGDPKATPIFSKEKIDLWRENEGKDPLKYPNEDWVDALFQTNLSQNHNLSFSGGSEKIRFFGSYGMLDNPGIIEKATYKRHTGRINLEADVKPWLTLGANINGLVSKTDIGTDVINDVFTFAGASTPGMVLRSPDGRYGAPNNPEDDPQSNNVLHRLNSRKGDINKNLFVTRFFGKLKPIKGLTIEGSYTYTYNDDFIYSQPVFNDRWNFLSNSVSIAGTGRTSVTNESIKSYKYYMDGIARYTNKTMNDRLQYDVMVGASQEYFKDGWFAASKLDLIDPSLSVLNAATMDASASGNITDWTIRSFFGRINLALDDKYLLEANLRTDGSSRFMTGKNRWGTFPSASIGWKVSSEDFYDVAWMPTLKFRASYGSLGNNGTVDGSFRSNSGINNYEYQTLYNSSNYVLNNQLFVGFAQTGLSNSLLTWESTSILNAGLDFDLFNYKLRGSIDVFNKTTNNILIDLPAPLVVGDATIPRTNAAKVTNKGIEVSLNYSDKIGQDLKFNIGGNFTFIDNKVAKFKGTEKSISGSNLIQEGYAINTQYILLTDRLLQTDEDMKLVQQFIDNAPVDPATNNKLNPFASYGTPQKGDLLYKDTNGDGIINDNDRVAVGHGTAPRMTFGFTVGVDYKGFDLAVLLQGNAGNKAVYTDLYYTPTVRWGYQVNQEIANGAWVDGSTDAKFPKLMPYTDTRNTKNSDFWLQDKSFVRVKNIQLGYTLPNEFTKRISVQNLRVFGSLENYWTLTKYKGFDPEVSGTNYPTMKQAVFGLSLTF
- a CDS encoding urea transporter, whose product is MIKLTNLILRGFGQIMLQNNPYTGLLFLAGILYNSWLLALAAIAGCIISTATAYVLKFDIKDIEKGIYGFNGALTAIAIYYFFGFNILSTALLVVGSSLSSILQFQIKRIINPYTAPFILVTWILLFIVHYLLKQPLVSINSIAGDTSPILLTIGNSFGQVFLQENWISGTLIFIGILINSPKAALYALVSVLLSTVISKLVSLPDSQIYTGLIGYNAILCAIAFSDSKRMATLWIILSVFLSLFIFEFIGLLGVIPLTASFVITTWVEKFFMKKVKI
- the hmpA gene encoding NO-inducible flavohemoprotein encodes the protein MTTDQKQLVKATVPILREHGVLLTTHFYKRMFEHNPELKHVFNMGNQQNSKQQTALAMAVLAYAENIENPGVLMPVVNGIGHKHTSLSIRPEHYVIVGNHLIASIGEVLGDGATPELLEAWTVAYNQLASLMSGHEQTIYDKQTAKVGGWSGWRPFVVKQKVKESEEITSFYLYASDGGQVADFLPGQYISLRLFLPELNLLQPRQYSISCAPNGQYYRISVKREAGTKHPDGMISNRLHDFIEVDDMVELSAPAGTFVLDTANEKQKVFISGGVGQTPLMSMLEELVKGKSERNIPITWVHGCRNESVHAFKDRLAEIAAANQVDHHIFYDDVAETGTSGYKGWVELERIKDDVIHAEAEYFICGPAPFISKHYHFLLENGVAKSAIHFEEFGPASLQLN
- a CDS encoding chloride channel protein, producing the protein MKDKIQLYSYFKLMIGSIIVAVLSGLLAYSLKHLTTFYQEYLFEKVESTNPYFFIIFPSIGITIIYFLRKYAFKNRKNKGIREIYRSLDTRQDHLPAYKIPSHYLNGFLTVIFGGSTGIEVSTVVATATVGNQMSKRGWAPMKFKQELICAGVTAGVAVLFGTVLGGWFFAIEVIARGWKRSVLISCTIAGAVAFVGIHYFDNAPLLTFPVIDWYWYGLPFMLFLAALSAVLAIYFMKLVLTSKQLFARISNNFLRVNSGAITIGCLILFFPALYGDSYHGLQEMLSHVISSGTMMMVPISLLLLIVLKPFVAALTLGAGGDGGVFAPSIVAGAFLGIAVALFFNSIFGLELLVLNFALIGAASTLGAAIHGRWTAIFLICSMAPNAYTLFIPVTLAVWIAYAIAKKISPYNVYTYPDIAK